In Chitinivibrio alkaliphilus ACht1, one DNA window encodes the following:
- a CDS encoding cation diffusion facilitator family transporter encodes MVSASERIRVVNRVTVVSAGTNCILAIGKILVGLLGRSSALVADGVHSVSDIGTTLIAFVGIRMSTKESDEDHPYGHEKIEAALTKIVATLLFITAVYICIQSYHGVRTPADTPPDAITLWVALISLGMKELLFRYTMRGAKKIQSNAMRADAWHNRSDALSSLASFIGILGARFGVGVLDPIMGMAIGVYLAKLAIQIYIESFQELIDTAADKSVVRRIRGYIATTEGVGGIDSLKTRRHGNRIFVDVEISVDGTLSLFEAHHIAAEVHQGIEEVFQEVKHCMVHVNPREVHPREEHPPPVS; translated from the coding sequence ATGGTTTCAGCAAGTGAACGAATACGAGTGGTAAATCGTGTTACCGTGGTAAGTGCAGGGACAAATTGCATTCTTGCCATTGGGAAGATCCTTGTCGGCCTTCTCGGACGAAGTTCCGCCCTTGTTGCCGATGGGGTTCATTCTGTCTCAGATATTGGCACAACCCTCATTGCCTTTGTGGGCATACGAATGTCTACAAAAGAGAGCGATGAAGATCATCCCTATGGACATGAGAAAATAGAAGCGGCCCTCACAAAAATTGTGGCGACCCTGCTTTTTATCACGGCAGTCTATATTTGCATCCAAAGTTATCATGGGGTGCGTACACCGGCCGATACACCGCCAGATGCAATTACCCTCTGGGTTGCCCTTATCTCTCTTGGAATGAAAGAACTGCTCTTTCGTTACACCATGAGGGGGGCAAAGAAAATACAGAGTAATGCCATGCGAGCCGATGCGTGGCACAATCGATCTGATGCTCTTTCATCTTTGGCAAGTTTTATTGGGATATTGGGTGCGCGCTTTGGGGTTGGTGTACTCGACCCAATCATGGGTATGGCCATTGGGGTGTATCTTGCGAAGCTGGCCATTCAGATTTACATTGAATCTTTTCAAGAGCTGATAGATACTGCGGCAGATAAGTCTGTTGTGCGTCGTATCAGAGGGTATATCGCCACCACCGAAGGGGTTGGGGGGATAGACAGTTTAAAAACCCGTCGTCATGGGAATCGAATCTTTGTAGATGTGGAGATTTCCGTTGATGGGACCCTTTCTCTCTTTGAAGCGCATCATATTGCCGCAGAGGTTCATCAAGGTATTGAAGAAGTGTTTCAAGAGGTGAAGCACTGTATGGTGCACGTAAATCCCCGAGAGGTTCACCCGAGGGAAGAGCACCCCCCTCCGGTTTCATAG